A stretch of the Melanotaenia boesemani isolate fMelBoe1 chromosome 24, fMelBoe1.pri, whole genome shotgun sequence genome encodes the following:
- the LOC121635874 gene encoding SH3 domain-binding protein 4-A-like isoform X2: MSAHRIIRVNNNHILPRCKSEGTLIDVSEGVAGASFSDVKVPSPSALRLDTLASYGTAQEVVAIKDYCPNSFTTLKFSKGDRLYVLDTSGGEWWYAHNNTEMGYIPAAYVQPINFRNSSLSDSGMIDSLGDGYDEGSKEFSGLGEWVGMSLKPSAIYNAGPFSVNPFICSLDQNSADLILFESLTSTSSCSNFNSGTVVSNGFSSSHINSINPASPNQEAVPNLHREHPFFKSKRSHSLSELSVLQAQSNPTLPSSGFFTGLKAPSPEQFQSREDFRTAWLNHRKLARSCHDLDSLGQSPGWGQTQPVETNIVCMLDYNGGVVQLPDTYISVHIPEGHVSNGDHQQISMKALLDPPLELNNGHCSTVSPVVEIKLSNMETKSFVTLEIKVSITVTSPHSAEVLCVRSDCKEGPYTPIPNAYIYKDTVQVQLDSLEPCMYIAVVVQSQYLTHNMSVWDHVQRKVTLGVYGPKHIHPSFKTVVAMFGHDCAPKTLLVNELGHQASSTLPVSLQLWGKHQFVLGFPQDLQIGLYSNMSNYQVKASDGTAVIRGFQVKLGKVSRLLFMITSQNAASISDFTLRVQVKDGLGCILTQFCVQTPQPPPKTGARLAGQRRFLKKKEVEKIVLSPLAVTSKYPRFQDRCITSLKFGKLIKTVIRQHKSTYLLEYKKGDVIALLSEEKIKLRGQLRTKEWYIGYYQGKMGLVHAKNVLVLGKVKPIYWCGPDLTTTLLLEQILKPCKFLTYIYATVRTVLMENVDNWRTFADALGYGNLPLNYFCRTELDHEPEKVASVLEKLKEECTNMENKERKSFQRELVMALLKMDCQGLVARLILDFVLLTTAVEVAPRWRELAEKLARVSRQQMEAYEAPHRDRNGFLDNESMWKPAYDFLLTWAAHIGDSYRDVIQELHLGLDRMRNPITKRWKHLTG, from the exons ATGTCTGCCCATCGAATCATCCGAGTGAACAACAACCACATCCTCCCTCGCTGTAAGTCTGAGGGGACCCTCATCGACGTCAGTGAGGGGGTCGCCGGAGCCAGTTTCAGCGATGTTAAAG TGCCTTCTCCCAGTGCCTTACGACTGGACACCCTAGCCTCATATGGAACTGCACAGGAAGTGGTTGCTATTAAGGATTACTGCCCAAACAGCTTTACTACACTCAAATTCTCCAAAGGGGATCGCCTGTACGTGCTGGACACATCGGGTGGAGAGTGGTGGTATGcccacaacaacacagagatgGGGTACATCCCAGCTGCTTACGTCCAGCCAATCAACTTCAGGAACTCCTCTCTGAGCGACAGCGGCATGATCGACAGCCTTGGTGATGGGTATGACGAGGGGTCGAAGGAGTTTTCAGGTCTGGGCGAGTGGGTGGGGATGAGCCTGAAGCCCTCGGCCATTTACAACGCCGGTCCTTTCTCTGTGAATCCCTTTATCTGCTCGCTGGATCAAAACTCAGCAGATCTGATTCTCTTTGAATCTCTGACATCAACGTCATCTTGCTCCAACTTTAACTCGGGTACAGTCGTGAGCAACGGCTTCAGCAGCAGCCATATTAACAGTATCAATCCCGCCAGCCCAAACCAAGAAGCTGTACCGAACCTGCACAGAGAGCATCCGTTTTTTAAGAGCAAACGTTCCCACAGTCTGTCAGAGCTCTCCGTCCTGCAGGCGCAGTCCAACCCAACCCTACCGTCATCTGGATTCTTCACCGGCCTCAAGGCACCCTCGCCAGAGCAGTTCCAGAGCAGAGAGGACTTCAGGACCGCATGGCTGAACCACAGAAAGCTAGCCCGGTCTTGCCATGACCTGGACTCATTGGGCCAGAGTCCTGGGTGGGGCCAGACTCAGCCGGTGGAAACCAACATCGTTTGCATGTTGGACTATAACGGAGGGGTTGTTCAGCTTCCAGACACCTACATCAGCGTGCACATCCCTGAAGGCCATGTCAGTAACGGAGACCACCAGCAGATCTCCATGAAAGCCTTACTAGACCCCCCTTTGGAGCTTAACAATGGCCACTGTTCTACTGTAAGCCCCGTGGTGGAGATCAAGCTCAGCAACATGGAGACTAAGTCGTTCGTAACTCTGGAGATTAAAGTTTCCATCACTGTGACGAGTCCCCACTCTGCAGAGGTGCTTTGTGTTAGAAGTGATTGTAAGGAAGGGCCGTACACCCCCATTCCTAATGCCTACATTTACAAAGATACAGTCCAGGTCCAGTTGgacagtctggagccctgtatGTACATAGCTGTAGTGGTTCAGTCCCAGTACCTCACCCACAATATGAGTGTCTGGGACCACGTCCAGAGGAAAGTCACTCTGGGTGTTTACGGGCCCAAGCACATCCACCCCTCATTCAAGACAGTGGTGGCCATGTTTGGGCATGACTGCGCACCCAAAACCTTACTGGTTAACGAACTGGGCCATCAGGCCAGCTCAACTCTGCCGGTGTCCCTCCAGCTGTGGGGGAAGCACCAGTTTGTGTTGGGATTCCCTCAGGACTTGCAGATTGGATTGTACTCCAACATGTCCAACTACCAAGTGAAGGCGAGCGATGGCACGGCGGTGATTCGGGGATTTCAGGTCAAACTGGGGAAGGTCAGTCGGCTGCTGTTCATGATCACATCCCAGAACGCTGCTAGCATCTCAGACTTCACTCTCAGGGTCCAGGTGAAGGACGGCCTTGGCTGCATCCTTACCCAGTTCTGTGTTCAAACGCCACAACCGCCACCAAAAACTGGAGCAAGGCTGGCGGGTCAGAGGAGGTTTCTGAAAAAGAAGGAGGTGGAAAAGATTGTCCTGTCACCACTGGCTGTTACGTCCAAGTATCCAAGGTTTCAGGATCGGTGTATTACCAGCTTGAAGTTTGGGAAGCTGATCAAAACGGTGATCAGGCAGCACAAGAGCACATATCTATTGGAGTACAAGAAGGGGGATGTGATTGCTTTGCTCAGTGAGGAGAAAATCAAACTCCGAGGGCAGCTACGGACCAAGGAGTGGTATATCGGATACTATCAGGGGAAGATGGGGCTTGTTCACGCCAAGAATGTGTTGGTTCTGGGTAAAGTCAAGCCCATTTATTGGTGTGGGCCGGACCTAACAACCACATTGCTGCTGGAGCAGATCCTGAAGCCTTGCAAGTTTCTCACGTATATCTACGCCACAGTGAGGACGGTTTTAATGGAGAATGTGGATAACTGGAGGACATTTGCGGATGCTCTTGGATATGGGAATTTGCCGCTGAATTATTTTTGTCGGACTGAACTAGACCATGAACCAGAAAAAGTGGCTTCAGTTTTGGAGAAGCTGAAAGAGGAGTGTACTAACATGGAGAACAAGGAGAGGAAGTCCTTCCAACGGGAACTCGTGATG GCTTTGCTGAAGATGGACTGCCAGGGTCTGGTTGCCAGGCTGATCCTGGACTTTGTTTTGCTGACAACGGCGGTGGAAGTTGCACCGAGGTGGAGGGAGCTGGCGGAGAAACTGGCCCGAGTATCCAGGCAGCAGATGGAGGCGTACGAGGCGCCGCACCGAGACAGGAACGGTTTCCTGGACAACGAG TCGATGTGGAAACCAGCCTACGACTTCCTGCTGACGTGGGCGGCCCACATCGGGGACAGCTACCGGGACGTAATCCAGGAGCTCCACCTGGGCCTGGACCGGATGAGGAACCCCATCACTAAGAGGTGGAAGCACCTAACAG gATGA
- the LOC121635874 gene encoding SH3 domain-binding protein 4-A-like isoform X1 produces the protein MSAHRIIRVNNNHILPRCKSEGTLIDVSEGVAGASFSDVKVPSPSALRLDTLASYGTAQEVVAIKDYCPNSFTTLKFSKGDRLYVLDTSGGEWWYAHNNTEMGYIPAAYVQPINFRNSSLSDSGMIDSLGDGYDEGSKEFSGLGEWVGMSLKPSAIYNAGPFSVNPFICSLDQNSADLILFESLTSTSSCSNFNSGTVVSNGFSSSHINSINPASPNQEAVPNLHREHPFFKSKRSHSLSELSVLQAQSNPTLPSSGFFTGLKAPSPEQFQSREDFRTAWLNHRKLARSCHDLDSLGQSPGWGQTQPVETNIVCMLDYNGGVVQLPDTYISVHIPEGHVSNGDHQQISMKALLDPPLELNNGHCSTVSPVVEIKLSNMETKSFVTLEIKVSITVTSPHSAEVLCVRSDCKEGPYTPIPNAYIYKDTVQVQLDSLEPCMYIAVVVQSQYLTHNMSVWDHVQRKVTLGVYGPKHIHPSFKTVVAMFGHDCAPKTLLVNELGHQASSTLPVSLQLWGKHQFVLGFPQDLQIGLYSNMSNYQVKASDGTAVIRGFQVKLGKVSRLLFMITSQNAASISDFTLRVQVKDGLGCILTQFCVQTPQPPPKTGARLAGQRRFLKKKEVEKIVLSPLAVTSKYPRFQDRCITSLKFGKLIKTVIRQHKSTYLLEYKKGDVIALLSEEKIKLRGQLRTKEWYIGYYQGKMGLVHAKNVLVLGKVKPIYWCGPDLTTTLLLEQILKPCKFLTYIYATVRTVLMENVDNWRTFADALGYGNLPLNYFCRTELDHEPEKVASVLEKLKEECTNMENKERKSFQRELVMALLKMDCQGLVARLILDFVLLTTAVEVAPRWRELAEKLARVSRQQMEAYEAPHRDRNGFLDNESMWKPAYDFLLTWAAHIGDSYRDVIQELHLGLDRMRNPITKRWKHLTGALILVNCLETLRSAAFCPTGYGDFAV, from the exons ATGTCTGCCCATCGAATCATCCGAGTGAACAACAACCACATCCTCCCTCGCTGTAAGTCTGAGGGGACCCTCATCGACGTCAGTGAGGGGGTCGCCGGAGCCAGTTTCAGCGATGTTAAAG TGCCTTCTCCCAGTGCCTTACGACTGGACACCCTAGCCTCATATGGAACTGCACAGGAAGTGGTTGCTATTAAGGATTACTGCCCAAACAGCTTTACTACACTCAAATTCTCCAAAGGGGATCGCCTGTACGTGCTGGACACATCGGGTGGAGAGTGGTGGTATGcccacaacaacacagagatgGGGTACATCCCAGCTGCTTACGTCCAGCCAATCAACTTCAGGAACTCCTCTCTGAGCGACAGCGGCATGATCGACAGCCTTGGTGATGGGTATGACGAGGGGTCGAAGGAGTTTTCAGGTCTGGGCGAGTGGGTGGGGATGAGCCTGAAGCCCTCGGCCATTTACAACGCCGGTCCTTTCTCTGTGAATCCCTTTATCTGCTCGCTGGATCAAAACTCAGCAGATCTGATTCTCTTTGAATCTCTGACATCAACGTCATCTTGCTCCAACTTTAACTCGGGTACAGTCGTGAGCAACGGCTTCAGCAGCAGCCATATTAACAGTATCAATCCCGCCAGCCCAAACCAAGAAGCTGTACCGAACCTGCACAGAGAGCATCCGTTTTTTAAGAGCAAACGTTCCCACAGTCTGTCAGAGCTCTCCGTCCTGCAGGCGCAGTCCAACCCAACCCTACCGTCATCTGGATTCTTCACCGGCCTCAAGGCACCCTCGCCAGAGCAGTTCCAGAGCAGAGAGGACTTCAGGACCGCATGGCTGAACCACAGAAAGCTAGCCCGGTCTTGCCATGACCTGGACTCATTGGGCCAGAGTCCTGGGTGGGGCCAGACTCAGCCGGTGGAAACCAACATCGTTTGCATGTTGGACTATAACGGAGGGGTTGTTCAGCTTCCAGACACCTACATCAGCGTGCACATCCCTGAAGGCCATGTCAGTAACGGAGACCACCAGCAGATCTCCATGAAAGCCTTACTAGACCCCCCTTTGGAGCTTAACAATGGCCACTGTTCTACTGTAAGCCCCGTGGTGGAGATCAAGCTCAGCAACATGGAGACTAAGTCGTTCGTAACTCTGGAGATTAAAGTTTCCATCACTGTGACGAGTCCCCACTCTGCAGAGGTGCTTTGTGTTAGAAGTGATTGTAAGGAAGGGCCGTACACCCCCATTCCTAATGCCTACATTTACAAAGATACAGTCCAGGTCCAGTTGgacagtctggagccctgtatGTACATAGCTGTAGTGGTTCAGTCCCAGTACCTCACCCACAATATGAGTGTCTGGGACCACGTCCAGAGGAAAGTCACTCTGGGTGTTTACGGGCCCAAGCACATCCACCCCTCATTCAAGACAGTGGTGGCCATGTTTGGGCATGACTGCGCACCCAAAACCTTACTGGTTAACGAACTGGGCCATCAGGCCAGCTCAACTCTGCCGGTGTCCCTCCAGCTGTGGGGGAAGCACCAGTTTGTGTTGGGATTCCCTCAGGACTTGCAGATTGGATTGTACTCCAACATGTCCAACTACCAAGTGAAGGCGAGCGATGGCACGGCGGTGATTCGGGGATTTCAGGTCAAACTGGGGAAGGTCAGTCGGCTGCTGTTCATGATCACATCCCAGAACGCTGCTAGCATCTCAGACTTCACTCTCAGGGTCCAGGTGAAGGACGGCCTTGGCTGCATCCTTACCCAGTTCTGTGTTCAAACGCCACAACCGCCACCAAAAACTGGAGCAAGGCTGGCGGGTCAGAGGAGGTTTCTGAAAAAGAAGGAGGTGGAAAAGATTGTCCTGTCACCACTGGCTGTTACGTCCAAGTATCCAAGGTTTCAGGATCGGTGTATTACCAGCTTGAAGTTTGGGAAGCTGATCAAAACGGTGATCAGGCAGCACAAGAGCACATATCTATTGGAGTACAAGAAGGGGGATGTGATTGCTTTGCTCAGTGAGGAGAAAATCAAACTCCGAGGGCAGCTACGGACCAAGGAGTGGTATATCGGATACTATCAGGGGAAGATGGGGCTTGTTCACGCCAAGAATGTGTTGGTTCTGGGTAAAGTCAAGCCCATTTATTGGTGTGGGCCGGACCTAACAACCACATTGCTGCTGGAGCAGATCCTGAAGCCTTGCAAGTTTCTCACGTATATCTACGCCACAGTGAGGACGGTTTTAATGGAGAATGTGGATAACTGGAGGACATTTGCGGATGCTCTTGGATATGGGAATTTGCCGCTGAATTATTTTTGTCGGACTGAACTAGACCATGAACCAGAAAAAGTGGCTTCAGTTTTGGAGAAGCTGAAAGAGGAGTGTACTAACATGGAGAACAAGGAGAGGAAGTCCTTCCAACGGGAACTCGTGATG GCTTTGCTGAAGATGGACTGCCAGGGTCTGGTTGCCAGGCTGATCCTGGACTTTGTTTTGCTGACAACGGCGGTGGAAGTTGCACCGAGGTGGAGGGAGCTGGCGGAGAAACTGGCCCGAGTATCCAGGCAGCAGATGGAGGCGTACGAGGCGCCGCACCGAGACAGGAACGGTTTCCTGGACAACGAG TCGATGTGGAAACCAGCCTACGACTTCCTGCTGACGTGGGCGGCCCACATCGGGGACAGCTACCGGGACGTAATCCAGGAGCTCCACCTGGGCCTGGACCGGATGAGGAACCCCATCACTAAGAGGTGGAAGCACCTAACAGGTGCGCTGATCCTGGTAAACTGCCTGGAGACGCTCCGCAGCGCCGCCTTCTGTCCCACCGGATACGGAGATTTTGCTGTCTGA
- the LOC121635874 gene encoding SH3 domain-binding protein 4-A-like isoform X3, whose amino-acid sequence MSAHRIIRVNNNHILPRCKSEGTLIDVSEGVAGASFSDVKVPSPSALRLDTLASYGTAQEVVAIKDYCPNSFTTLKFSKGDRLYVLDTSGGEWWYAHNNTEMGYIPAAYVQPINFRNSSLSDSGMIDSLGDGYDEGSKEFSGLGEWVGMSLKPSAIYNAGPFSVNPFICSLDQNSADLILFESLTSTSSCSNFNSGTVVSNGFSSSHINSINPASPNQEAVPNLHREHPFFKSKRSHSLSELSVLQAQSNPTLPSSGFFTGLKAPSPEQFQSREDFRTAWLNHRKLARSCHDLDSLGQSPGWGQTQPVETNIVCMLDYNGGVVQLPDTYISVHIPEGHVSNGDHQQISMKALLDPPLELNNGHCSTVSPVVEIKLSNMETKSFVTLEIKVSITVTSPHSAEVLCVRSDCKEGPYTPIPNAYIYKDTVQVQLDSLEPCMYIAVVVQSQYLTHNMSVWDHVQRKVTLGVYGPKHIHPSFKTVVAMFGHDCAPKTLLVNELGHQASSTLPVSLQLWGKHQFVLGFPQDLQIGLYSNMSNYQVKASDGTAVIRGFQVKLGKVSRLLFMITSQNAASISDFTLRVQVKDGLGCILTQFCVQTPQPPPKTGARLAGQRRFLKKKEVEKIVLSPLAVTSKYPRFQDRCITSLKFGKLIKTVIRQHKSTYLLEYKKGDVIALLSEEKIKLRGQLRTKEWYIGYYQGKMGLVHAKNVLVLGKVKPIYWCGPDLTTTLLLEQILKPCKFLTYIYATVRTVLMENVDNWRTFADALGYGNLPLNYFCRTELDHEPEKVASVLEKLKEECTNMENKERKSFQRELVMK is encoded by the exons ATGTCTGCCCATCGAATCATCCGAGTGAACAACAACCACATCCTCCCTCGCTGTAAGTCTGAGGGGACCCTCATCGACGTCAGTGAGGGGGTCGCCGGAGCCAGTTTCAGCGATGTTAAAG TGCCTTCTCCCAGTGCCTTACGACTGGACACCCTAGCCTCATATGGAACTGCACAGGAAGTGGTTGCTATTAAGGATTACTGCCCAAACAGCTTTACTACACTCAAATTCTCCAAAGGGGATCGCCTGTACGTGCTGGACACATCGGGTGGAGAGTGGTGGTATGcccacaacaacacagagatgGGGTACATCCCAGCTGCTTACGTCCAGCCAATCAACTTCAGGAACTCCTCTCTGAGCGACAGCGGCATGATCGACAGCCTTGGTGATGGGTATGACGAGGGGTCGAAGGAGTTTTCAGGTCTGGGCGAGTGGGTGGGGATGAGCCTGAAGCCCTCGGCCATTTACAACGCCGGTCCTTTCTCTGTGAATCCCTTTATCTGCTCGCTGGATCAAAACTCAGCAGATCTGATTCTCTTTGAATCTCTGACATCAACGTCATCTTGCTCCAACTTTAACTCGGGTACAGTCGTGAGCAACGGCTTCAGCAGCAGCCATATTAACAGTATCAATCCCGCCAGCCCAAACCAAGAAGCTGTACCGAACCTGCACAGAGAGCATCCGTTTTTTAAGAGCAAACGTTCCCACAGTCTGTCAGAGCTCTCCGTCCTGCAGGCGCAGTCCAACCCAACCCTACCGTCATCTGGATTCTTCACCGGCCTCAAGGCACCCTCGCCAGAGCAGTTCCAGAGCAGAGAGGACTTCAGGACCGCATGGCTGAACCACAGAAAGCTAGCCCGGTCTTGCCATGACCTGGACTCATTGGGCCAGAGTCCTGGGTGGGGCCAGACTCAGCCGGTGGAAACCAACATCGTTTGCATGTTGGACTATAACGGAGGGGTTGTTCAGCTTCCAGACACCTACATCAGCGTGCACATCCCTGAAGGCCATGTCAGTAACGGAGACCACCAGCAGATCTCCATGAAAGCCTTACTAGACCCCCCTTTGGAGCTTAACAATGGCCACTGTTCTACTGTAAGCCCCGTGGTGGAGATCAAGCTCAGCAACATGGAGACTAAGTCGTTCGTAACTCTGGAGATTAAAGTTTCCATCACTGTGACGAGTCCCCACTCTGCAGAGGTGCTTTGTGTTAGAAGTGATTGTAAGGAAGGGCCGTACACCCCCATTCCTAATGCCTACATTTACAAAGATACAGTCCAGGTCCAGTTGgacagtctggagccctgtatGTACATAGCTGTAGTGGTTCAGTCCCAGTACCTCACCCACAATATGAGTGTCTGGGACCACGTCCAGAGGAAAGTCACTCTGGGTGTTTACGGGCCCAAGCACATCCACCCCTCATTCAAGACAGTGGTGGCCATGTTTGGGCATGACTGCGCACCCAAAACCTTACTGGTTAACGAACTGGGCCATCAGGCCAGCTCAACTCTGCCGGTGTCCCTCCAGCTGTGGGGGAAGCACCAGTTTGTGTTGGGATTCCCTCAGGACTTGCAGATTGGATTGTACTCCAACATGTCCAACTACCAAGTGAAGGCGAGCGATGGCACGGCGGTGATTCGGGGATTTCAGGTCAAACTGGGGAAGGTCAGTCGGCTGCTGTTCATGATCACATCCCAGAACGCTGCTAGCATCTCAGACTTCACTCTCAGGGTCCAGGTGAAGGACGGCCTTGGCTGCATCCTTACCCAGTTCTGTGTTCAAACGCCACAACCGCCACCAAAAACTGGAGCAAGGCTGGCGGGTCAGAGGAGGTTTCTGAAAAAGAAGGAGGTGGAAAAGATTGTCCTGTCACCACTGGCTGTTACGTCCAAGTATCCAAGGTTTCAGGATCGGTGTATTACCAGCTTGAAGTTTGGGAAGCTGATCAAAACGGTGATCAGGCAGCACAAGAGCACATATCTATTGGAGTACAAGAAGGGGGATGTGATTGCTTTGCTCAGTGAGGAGAAAATCAAACTCCGAGGGCAGCTACGGACCAAGGAGTGGTATATCGGATACTATCAGGGGAAGATGGGGCTTGTTCACGCCAAGAATGTGTTGGTTCTGGGTAAAGTCAAGCCCATTTATTGGTGTGGGCCGGACCTAACAACCACATTGCTGCTGGAGCAGATCCTGAAGCCTTGCAAGTTTCTCACGTATATCTACGCCACAGTGAGGACGGTTTTAATGGAGAATGTGGATAACTGGAGGACATTTGCGGATGCTCTTGGATATGGGAATTTGCCGCTGAATTATTTTTGTCGGACTGAACTAGACCATGAACCAGAAAAAGTGGCTTCAGTTTTGGAGAAGCTGAAAGAGGAGTGTACTAACATGGAGAACAAGGAGAGGAAGTCCTTCCAACGGGAACTCGTGATG AAATGA